The genomic window ATATCAATCCTGATACGGTCAGAGCAGCAGCTTTAGAGATTGCCGGTAATGGAACCAATTTACCTTTTTTCTCTGATCCCATTATTCTAAATGCCGATCTCGCCCAGCATTTTTTAGATTTTCACAAAGCTTCACAAGGAGTTGCTTCGAGGCTTGAGCAGGATTCTCTGTTGTTAGCTCTGCTGGCACAACTCCTTATAAATCATACGGACATCTCACTTAAGCAAAGACTTGCCGGAAGAGAGCGTCAAGCAATCCGGCGAGTTCGTGAGTATTTGCAAGAACACTATGGAGAAGATGTCACTCTCAATCATCTAGCTCAAATTGCAGGCTTAAGCTCGTACTACCTGAGCCGAGTTTTCAAAGCGGAAGTTGGTATCTCGCTGAAACAGTATCAGACTCAAGTGCGGATTAACCACGCTAAAACTCTGCTTTCTCAAGGGATTGCAATCCAGCAAGTTGCTATAGACACAGGTTTTGTTGATCAGAGTCATTTTACCCATCAGTTCAAGCGTTTAGTTCAGACCACCCCAGGACAATATCGTCTACAAGATCGCAAAAATCTACAAGACA from Leptolyngbya sp. FACHB-261 includes these protein-coding regions:
- a CDS encoding AraC family transcriptional regulator, whose translation is MTSNPAQHIIKGWLFEDILLEFYRYAPCPAEWLPEHCHDEYQFCLSLDCPGEYYYRGTHYWVPTGSLSVIYPGEMHTGRDIEDRQTPATFRMLYINPDTVRAAALEIAGNGTNLPFFSDPIILNADLAQHFLDFHKASQGVASRLEQDSLLLALLAQLLINHTDISLKQRLAGRERQAIRRVREYLQEHYGEDVTLNHLAQIAGLSSYYLSRVFKAEVGISLKQYQTQVRINHAKTLLSQGIAIQQVAIDTGFVDQSHFTHQFKRLVQTTPGQYRLQDRKNLQDNLD